From the Triticum urartu cultivar G1812 chromosome 4, Tu2.1, whole genome shotgun sequence genome, the window TGGGAGGGAGGGCGTTGACCAATGGAAGAAGCAGCGGCAGCGGCTGCGACGCGACGAAAGAGGCCGCAGGAGATCAACGCCGGAACAGCACAGCCGGACAAAGGAGAAGGCCGGCGGCACAGGGTTGGATCGCACGAGTTGCCCGTGCTAAAAAAAACCTAAagctctaataccatgttaggaatatgcaacttgtattcccatgaggccataggccgatatatatatatacatgtacaggtgtggaacatatgcaggaaaccccttaTACAACGGGATAAATACAAAGGGGTACATGACTTATATTATAACTCTAACAGAGAGCACATTAGAATTACCTATCACCTCCGTTTCCAGCTGCATTATCTATGTGATTGCCACCATAAAGACGTCCAGGAATAGCATTTCCAACTGAAAAGTGCATAATGTCGACCTCATGATCTCTGCAACTTTTTCTCGTACATGAACCAGGCAAATCCTTGCACCCTCCCATCTAAAAAGGCAAATAGCTCCAAGTTTGAGATATATGGTTTAATAATAGATCAAAAAAGGTAAAACAACATTATCCATATATGCTCAATAGGCGCTTCTCCAGTACATAGTACAGGAAGAAATAAAGCTAACTTGTTATGACCGGGGTAACTTATACCCGGAGGAGGCCCACTGGACGCGTTTAGTTAGGGGCTTAGCCCAAAAGTTATCTTATTTTTATTAGCATTGTGATTATATAAACAGCTGTAAAGACTCTTTTAGAAATCAAGCAATAAGACAATTCTATTGCCCGGCTCCCTGAGGAGCCGGaaaccctaaaccctagccgccccatgtcatcgccgccgcctcctctcacACGCACGACGGCGCCCAGCCGCCGGCCGCCGCGTGTTCATCCACGTCCAACTCCCTCCTTCCCATACAACCTCCGGCCTAGACCCGGTAGAACCCTAGTTCCTACCACTTTGGTATCAGCTAGCTCGGTTGCGATCATGTCTTTGCCGCCGCCCACCCCAACCCTCCCGCTgcccaccgccaccaccgccccGCTGTCCACGACGGCCAGcgcgcctccaccgccgccgcgccggtcACCGCCGTCTTCACTCCGAAGGAGGTCACCGGAGCACTCCGCGATCTCGCCACCGCCACCGGGCCCCTTCTCCTGCCATGGCAGCCACCGCACCCGGGGGCCTCCGCGGCGCTGGTCGGGCCGCTGCAGCCCCAGCTGCAGCTGCAACCACCCCCCACCACCACCCCGCTATGGCCGCCGTGGCCGTCACCGGCCATCGCGGCTCCCGCAGCGTCCGTCGCCCTCACGCAGCCGCAGCGGCAGGCGCCACCCCCGCCCAGCAGCGGGCCCGCTACGACCGCGCCAGCGGGCGTTCCGATCCAGCAGGTTCGGTTCCCGCCCTCGCCGTCCCAGCTTCCGGCCTGGCTGGCCGGGTCATCACCGCAGCCGGTCTACACTATGGCCGCGGAACAGCCGGCGCCCACCCTGCCCTACGGCGGGCCCTCCGGCTCCACGGGTTCCCACGCTGGCTTCGACGGGCCACCGTTTCACAAGGGACCCCCTGTGCACACCGGGCCGGCGCCATCCTCTTCGTTGCTCCGTACCGCCGAGCCGTACGCTCACGGCGGTCAGACTCAGACACCGCCGCGTTTCGCCAAGCTCGACTTCGCCACCTACGACGGCACCGAGGAACCCCTCAACTGGCTCAACCAGTGTGAGCAATTCTTCCGAGGGCAACGCACGCTCGCGTTGGACCGGACTTGCTCGCCTCTTATCGCCTCCGGGGCGCCGCACAAACGTGGTACTATGCCCTCGAGCAGGACGAGGGCGGCATGCCCCCATGGAGCGCTTTTGCGAGCTATGCCTCCTTCGCTTCGGGCCGCCGATACGCGGGAGCCGGCTGGCGGAACTCGGCCGCCTCCCCTTCACCTCCACAGTGCAGGACTTCGCCGACCGTTTCCAGGCCCTGGCGTGCCACGCACCGGGCGTGACAGCTCAGCAGCGGGCCGAGCTCTTCGTCGGCGGTCTGCCGGATCACATCCGCGTGGACGTGGAGCTTCGGGGACCCCAGGACCTCTAGACGGCCATGTACTACGTCCGCGCCTTCGAGTGTCGCGCGCAAGCCTTGCAGCAGGCGACGCCGGCTCGGGGTGGCCGACAGCCCGCCAGGCTGCCTCCGACACCACCTGTGCCGGGCCAGCTGCCCCCGGCCGCTCCAACGACTACCACTCCGGCTACGACGCGGCCCTTCCGCCGGCTCTTTCCGGCCGAGCAGCTCGAGCGATGTCGCCAGGGGCTTTGCTATAACTGCGATAAGCCCTACGTGTCGGGCCACGTCTGCCCGCGCCTCTTCTACTTGGAGGTGGCCGACTATGTCGAGGACACACCCGCCGACGGTCCGCCACCAGTTGCTGCGGAGGCCGCCCCCGCGCCCACTCCGGCGACGGCGCTCGTGGTCTCGCTCCAGGCGCTTGCCGGCATTCGCGACAAGCAGACTATGCTTTTGCCGGTGATGATTCACGGTGAGTGCCTGGTGGCCCTCCTGGATACGGGCTCCACGCATAACTTCCTGCCCGAGGCAACCATGCGTCGCTTAGCGCTGCAGCTGACGGGCGGGGAGCAACTTCGGGTCACAGTGGCTAACGGCGACCGCCTTCGGTGCCATGGGCTGGCGCGGAACATGCCCATCACCATCGGCGACGAGCACTTCACCATCACGTGCGTCGGCATCGACTTGGGTTGCTTCGACTTCATCCTCGGCGTCGACTTCTTGCGGACCCTCGGTCCCATCCTCTGGGACTTCGGTGCCCTGACGATGACCTTCTGGCGCCTGGGTCGCCGCGTCCGGTGGGAGGGCATGGGTGGCGCCTCACCAGCGATGCAGCTGGCCGTGACCGCCGCCGAACCCGAGCACCCACTGTTGGATCACCTCCTGCAGCAGCACCGCGACCTCTTCCACGAGCCGCGGGGCCTTCCGCCAGCCCGGGTGTATGATCACCGCATTCATCTCTTGCCGGGCACAGCGCCGGTTGCAGTGCGCCCCTACCGCTATCCCCAGTTGCAGAAGGACGAGCTGGAGCAGCAGTGGACGCTCATGCTAGCCTTGGGCATCATCCGGATCTCCACGTCGCCGTTTTCGGCGCGGGTCCTCGTCCGCAAGTCGGACGGCATGTGGCGCTTCTGCATCGACTACCGCGCCCTTAACGCCCAGACACTCAAGGACAAGTTTCCTATCCCAGTGGTCGATGAGCTCCTGGACGAGCTACATCGGGTGCGCTTCTTCACCAAGCTCGACCTCCGATCGGGCTACCACCAGGTGCGGATGCACCTAGACGATGTCGCCAAGACGGCGTTTCGGACTCATCACGGCCACTTCGAGTTCTTGGTGATGCCTTTTGGCCTCTGCAACACCCCAGCGACCTTTCAGGCCTTGATGAACGACGTCCTCCGCCCCTACTTGCGTCGGTTTGTGCTCGTTTTCTTTGATGACATTCTTATCTACAGCGCCTCGTGGGCAGAGCACCTTCAGCACGTCGCCATCGTCTTCAACAAGCTTTGAgcgcaccatcttcatcttaaGCGCTCGAAGTGCTCGTTCGGGACGCCTTCAGTCGCCTACCTCAGCCACATCATCTCGGCCAAGGGGGTTGCTATGGACGCCGACAAGGTGGCGGCCGTCGTGGCCTGGCCGACACCGCACTCACCGCAAGCTCTCCGCGGCTTCCTGGGCCTCGCGGGGTAGTACCAGAAATTTATCTAGGAGTTCGGCCTCATCGCGTCCTCGCTCACGCGCCTGCTGCGTCGCGACGCCTTTGCTTGGGATGCAGAGGCGACAGAGGCGTTCGAGGCTCTCAAGGGGGCCTCACGACGGGTCCCGTTCGTCGTGGACTGCGACGCCTCCGGTGTGGGGTTCGGCGTCGTCCTTCATCAGGGCGACGGACCGCTCGCGTTCTTCAGCAGGCCTTTCGCCGCGCGCCATCTTAAGCTCGCGGCTTATGAGAGGGAGCCCATTGACTTGGTGCAGGCCGTGCGCCACTGGCGGCCCTATCTTTGGGGCCGGTCATTCCGATTCGCACAGATCACTACAGCCTCAAGTTCTTATTGGACCAGAGGCTGTCTACCGTGCCGCAGCACCAGTGGATCAGTAAGCTCTTTTGGCTTCGACTTCACCGTCGAGTATCGTCCGGGCCGCCTTAACACCGTGGCCGACGCCTTGTCCCGCCGCGACGCCGACCACCACGCAGTCGTCGGTGACTCCGATGGGGCGGCGCTCTGCATCCGCTCGAGGCCCTCCTTCGCCCTCTTCGCCGACATCCGCAGGGCCACCGCGGACGCGCCGGACGCTCAGCTCCTTCGGCAGCGCCTTCATGCCAGCGACCTGGAGGAGCCGTGGCGCCTGGCGAATGGCTTGCTCCTGCATGGGCGCCGTCTCTTCGTGCCGAACTACGGCGTCCTCCGTCACCAGGTTCTGCTGCTGGCCCACTCGGCCGGCCACGAGGGTGTGCAGAAGACCCTCCAGCGTCTCCGCGCCGACTTCTACATCCCCGGTGATCAGGCCCTGGTCCGGGACTAGGTGCGGTCTTGTGTGACGTGCCAGCGCAACAAGACGGAGACACTGCGGCCGGCTGGTCTGCTACAGCCCTTGGAGGTGCCCTCTCAGATTTGGGCTGATATCTCCATGGACTACATTGAAGGCCTCCCCAAGGTGGGCGGCAAGTCCGTCATCCTCACGGTGGTCGACCGCTTCTCCAAGTACGCGCACTTCATCGCGCTCGGCCATCCCTACACTGTCGCATCTGTGGGTCGTGCCTTCTTCGACGACATCGTCCGCCTCCACAGGTTTCCCTCTTCGATCGTCGGCGACCGGGACCCGGTGTTCACGGGGCATGTCTGGCGCGATCTCTTCCAGATGGCGGGCGTGAAGCTCCGCCTGAGCACGGCCTTCCATCCTCAGACGGACGGCCAATCCGAGGTGGTCAATAAGGTGATTGCCATGTATTTGCGTTGTGTCACAGGTGATCGTCCTCGCGCTTGGGTGGACTGGCTCGCATGGGCGGAGTACTGCTACAACACGTCTTATCACTCCGCCCTGCGCGCAACGCCGTTCGAGGTGGTCTACGGCCGACCGCCCCCGCCCATCCTGCCGGTTGACCCGAAGACGGCTCGGACGGAGGCGGCGGGCGACCTTCTTCGCAGCCGAGACAAGATGCTTGCGGAGGTGCGGCAACACCTCATTCAAGCCCAGCAGCTGGCCAAGCACTACTACGACGGCCACCACCGCGAGGCGGAGTTCGTGGTGGGCGACTGGGTGTGGCTGCGCCTTCTTCACCGCTCTACGCAGTCACTTGACCCGCGCGCGAAGCGCAAGCTGGGCCCTCGCTACGCCGGGCCATTTTCCGTGCTGGAGCACATCGGAAAGGTGGCCTACCATCTTCAGCTTCCGGCCGGTGCTCGCATCCATGACGTCTTCCATGTGGGGCTGCTGAAGCCCTTCCATGGGGAGCCACCGGCGGCCACGCCAGCGCTTCCTCCGACCTCCGACGGCCGCCTCCTTCCCTGGCCAGCGAAGGTATTGCAGGCCCAGCTACGTCGCGGGGTGTGGTACTTGTTGATCCAGTGGGACGGCCTTCCGGAGGAGGAGGCCACTTGGGAGCAGCGCGACGAGTTCCGCCAACACTACCCAGAGTTCCAGCTCGAGGGCGAGCTGTTTGCGCAGGCGGGGAGAGATGTTATGACCGGGGTAACTTATACCCGGAGGAGGCCCACTGGACAGGTTTAGTTAGGGGCTTAGCCCAAAAGTTATCTTATTTTTATTAGCATCGTGATTATATAAACAGTTGTAAAGACTCTTTTAGAAATCAAGCAATAAGACAATTCTATTGCCCGGCTCCCCGAGGAGCCGGAACactaaaccctagccgcctcctATCATCGCCGTCGCCTCCTCTCACACGCACGACGGCGCCCAGCCGCCGGCCGCCGCGTGTTCGTCCACGTCCAACTCCCTCCTTCCCGTACAACCTCCGGCCTAGACCCGGTAGAACCCTAGTTCCTACCAATAACTAGTTTTAACATTCAGCAGCACTAAACTGACACATATAGTTAGCATTTAGCACCGTGACTTGAGAGTTGGGAATAAAGGGGCTTAAATCAAACTTACATTGTAATATGTGGCTTTTTCTCCAACTTGGAACATCAGAGCAACAGAGGGGCACTTTTTACTTTCACTGCAATATACAAAACAAGTCAATCAAAAGCACAGGATACTTGCTGCAGACCTGTATAGCTGAGAAGTAATGGTACAAGGCTAACATGCATACACTGAGAATATAATTGTTTTCTCCAATCATAAGATCAAAAGACAATCTCAAATAAATCAGACCACCATCAGGCTTTTTACGAAGATAAGGTCATAAGAGAAAATATCATGCAATAGCCAAGTAATACAACTAACTGAGGTTCATGTATAATCTCCCAGCCTCCATAACTGTCATGGCTACAATTGAAGTAGAACAATTTAGCAagaaattgatgctccaagcaaaaggaaaagaaagagatAAGCTTTGCAGTTTTGCTGGGAGAGTTTGTGCATCAAACTTCAAATCAGTAGAGCTGTCCAATGTCTCCAACCAAATTTGGCACACCTCAGAACTAAAAGAATGACCATAAAAGGCAATACAACTTCCACTAGCTGTATCATGCAAACCAACAGAAGTATACCAAATAAAAAGTGGAAGTACCCTTTAGTGTAAGCATAGTCCCCATCAACTTGCAGCATGAAGAAAACATTGACGCCATCATGCACAGCCTGCACACACAGTCCATTCCATCCAAAAGTTAAACAAAGCCACCACTTGCGAGAGATCACACATACGGAATGCCTAattccagacggagggagtactacaaaTGACACTGTGCACCTTATTCGACAGTACACGCCAAACGCTGTCGCATAGCATCGAAGTTCAGGCATCCACTAGTCATCATTTCAGCAACTGAGGCAGCTAATATTTTTACGATCCACCTTGTTTCTCGAGATCCACAAATTCCCGTACGGGGAGCTATAGAGAGAGAGCATGGCGGGACACAGGGGGCGAACCTTGACGGCGACCTTGCCACCGGTGTAGGCCTTGTCGTCGTCGGGGTCCAGCGCCGGGAGCAACGCGAACTCCGAGGCCTCAACGGCCTCCCAGTCGGCGGGGTGCCCGTCCAGGGTCACCTCCCCGGGACGGAACTCCGCGACCACGCGACCACCGCCGCCGGCGCAAATGGGAGCTTCGCCGTGGTGCTCGTGCGCGGCGGCGCAGGCCACCAGGGCCGCCGCGACAAGGAGGAGTCTCATGAAGGCACAAGGGCGGATCGAGGCGTCGTGGTGGACGCCCGGGGCACGTGCGTTCCCGGGACGGCGAGAAGCTCGAGGTTGGTTTGTTCGGGCTGGTCCACGCGGCGGCGGTGGCGTAGAGAAGGCGCCTCCGACTCGCCGGCTTGGTTCGGGAGCGTGGAATTTTGCGTCCTCCGTGACCTGCCTGAATTGACGGGAATGTCCCTGGGGAGGTGTCTTTTGCGCGCGGCGGGTGGAAGATCGGCGGAATGATGGGAGAGGGGCATTGGGGGATTTCACGGCGTCGACCGGAGACGCGAGATCTGGCCGTTTGGATAGGAATTTGACAtcaatatgaaaatcataggaagtaaGATGACATGCATGTCAATTCCTATAAAGAAAAAGATGTCATTTAATGtataggataggattttttcCATCGAGTCTAGGCTAGAGGAATTTTGTAGGAttttcataggataggatttttatAGGAAAAATTTCTTTAGAGCtttttggtttgtaggaatgaaATCCTATTCCTATGAAGGAATTCTTCTTATCCttcacatttcataggaaaataaacattagcctagatttaatgaaaaaaatcctatgatgtaaatcaaagggcatctccttttctattcctatgcataggatttgagatgtatgtcatctcatttcctatgacTTTCCTATTCCTATAATTTTTtaatcctatgaaccaaaggaggcctaatgttttttttctccaaaacgtgaaggattgattcctatcctacataggaataggaatccattcctacaaaccaaagggcttcaaaggaatttttcctttgcaaatcctatcctatagaattcctacaaaaatcctaCAAAACAAAGGGGAGGCTACCGGTTTGGGGTGTGTTTGGTTGTGGAAAGAAGTGGAATGAAATGTCATGACATTTTATTTCACTAGAATGGGTCGGTTTCATTTTTATGTTTGGTTAAGGTAATAGATGGAATGGAATGATTACATCCGAGTGTTTGGTTGGTGAGACACAATAAAACGAATTTGGTCATTTTGATAACATTTATACACAAGCATGACAGATACTGAGATACATaaaatcaaacatatcatatgactatttctcttgcatcaatacatTTCTACAAACAAAAAGAAGCAATTTACACAGAAGAACCAAGAATACAGGGAAGCTACGATCTGCTACCGCGATGCATATCATCGCTAACTCAAGAAGGAGCAATCTATAGAGAAGATGCTACGGCAACCCCCAACAGGCCTAGTCGCCGCAGCCCCCAGCAGACCAGGCCGCCGGTGCCACCGCCCCCTCCCCCCGCGCAGATCAGGCCGCCACCGGAACGGAACCTAGGAACGCCGCCGTCACCGCCGGAACAGGCCATCGGCCTCCAGTGGCTCGGCCGCCGCACCCGCTCCTCTTCAGATCGAGACATGGAGGGACGGGGAGGGAGAGGAGACGAAAGATGGAGAGGCGAGGATTTGTCGGGAGTGACGGGCTAGAGCGAGACCCAGGACCGGTTCCGCATGATTCCTCCGGTTTGGAGGTATCGGCGCGTTCCGGATATGGGCCGAATATTCCCTCCGCGGGAACGAGTTGGTTCCTGGTCCGCTTACGTACCAAACGCAGGAATGAGGCCTCGGAACAGGTCCAACCAATGACATTCTGGTTGATGATGGAAACCAAACACACCCATAGTTGGAAGGTAAAACCCGAAAGTGTTCTTCTCCTCATGAGCTTCAATGCATCCGCCTCTCTTTTTTTTGAGGGAAAATGCATCTACCATTTGAACGGTATAAGAGCAACTCCAACTGGACGACCCAAACGAACATGCGGTTTTCCGCTTTTCGTCCGTTTGGGTCAGCCAGGCGGACGGGCGCGTCCGCTTTTACATATGAATCGGCTCGAGCGTCCAACGGAAGACCAACCAAAATTTACGCGCGTAAAAAAATGATACACACGCGACACGGATAACCCTAATACGAACTCAAATTATCATAATGGCCGGTCAACCGACGGCCAAAGTCTACTTAAAACTTAATTCAACATTAATAAAAGGCGGCTTGATAGGCCACTAGGGTTGCCTCCTCCGGCGCCTGCTACGATGGAGGCAATGCGGCGACGTGGACGCACTTCTCCTCCTTCCGCTCCCTCTGCATGCGCAATGCGGCAATGCGGAGTTTTCTAATCGGTGCCACCGAGATGAGTCAAaagtgtgtaatggttggattttgtgtggaggctatatatacccctccacccttcttCTTCATTGAGGAgatccatcagaacgtgcctacattTTCACCATTCATTTTCCGAGAGAGAACCACATATTCGTGTGTTGAGATGAAGAGattccattccaaccatttgaaccttgatttctagcattccccaagttgctttccactcaaatccctcttccaccatagccaaatatgtgagagagagttg encodes:
- the LOC125551892 gene encoding uncharacterized protein LOC125551892, coding for MYYVRAFECRAQALQQATPARGGRQPARLPPTPPVPGQLPPAAPTTTTPATTRPFRRLFPAEQLERCRQGLCYNCDKPYVSGHVCPRLFYLEVADYVEDTPADGPPPVAAEAAPAPTPATALVVSLQALAGIRDKQTMLLPVMIHGECLVALLDTGSTHNFLPEATMRRLALQLTGGEQLRVTVANGDRLRCHGLARNMPITIGDEHFTITCVGIDLGCFDFILGVDFLRTLGPILWDFGALTMTFWRLGRRVRWEGMGGASPAMQLAVTAAEPEHPLLDHLLQQHRDLFHEPRGLPPARVYDHRIHLLPGTAPVAVRPYRYPQLQKDELEQQWTLMLALGIIRISTSPFSARVLVRKSDGMWRFCIDYRALNAQTLKDKFPIPVVDELLDELHRVRFFTKLDLRSGYHQVRMHLDDVAKTAFRTHHGHFEFLVMPFGLCNTPATFQALMNDVLRPYLRRFVLVFFDDILIYSASWAEHLQHVAIVFNKL